One part of the Arabidopsis thaliana chromosome 1 sequence genome encodes these proteins:
- a CDS encoding Patched family protein (Patched family protein; FUNCTIONS IN: hedgehog receptor activity; LOCATED IN: plasma membrane, membrane; EXPRESSED IN: 24 plant structures; EXPRESSED DURING: 14 growth stages; CONTAINS InterPro DOMAIN/s: Niemann-Pick C type protein (InterPro:IPR004765), Patched (InterPro:IPR003392), Sterol-sensing 5TM box (InterPro:IPR000731); BEST Arabidopsis thaliana protein match is: Patched family protein (TAIR:AT4G38350.1); Has 2676 Blast hits to 2177 proteins in 377 species: Archae - 64; Bacteria - 237; Metazoa - 1621; Fungi - 207; Plants - 110; Viruses - 0; Other Eukaryotes - 437 (source: NCBI BLink).): MQILFVGYGVEAKQSAGYCAMYDICGARSDGKVLNCPFNIPSVKPDDLLSSKIQSLCPTITGNVCCTETQFDTLRSQVQQAIPFIVGCPACLRNFLNLFCELTCSPDQSLFINVTSTTKVKNNSTVDGIQYYITDDFGAGMYESCKNVKFGSSNSRALDFLGAGAKNFKEWFTFIGQKAGVNLPGSPYGIAFLPTPPVSSGMRPMNVSIYSCGDESLGCSCGDCPSAATCSSKAEVPTQKKHSCSIKIGSLEVKCVDFILAILYIVLVSLFLGGGLLHPVRGKKKTSQMGTLSEASGERNSVNQQKPDTIQSQMLQNTPQRNWGQLSTVQGHLANFYGKYGIWVARHPTLVLCLSVSVVLLLCVGLIRFKVETRPDKLWVGSGSRAAEEKQFFDTHLAPFYRIEQLIIATVQTSSHEKAPEILTDDNIKLLFDIQKKVDGLRANHSGSMVSLTDICMKPLGEDCATQSVLQYFKMKPENYDDYGGVDHVKYCFEHFTSTESCLSAFKGPLDPTTALGGFSGNSFSEASAFLVTYPVDNFVDNKGNKTEKAVAWEKAFIQLAKDELLPMVQAKNLTLSFSSESSIEEELKRESTADVITIAISYLVMFAYISLTLGDSPRLKSFYITSKVLLGLSGVLLVMLSVLGSVGFFSAVGMKSTLIIMEVIPFLVLAVGVDNMCILVHAVKRQEQELPLERRISNALMEVGPSITLASLAEILAFAVGAFIKMPAVRVFSMFAALAVLLDFLLQITAFVALIVFDFRRTEDKRVDCFPCIKTSKSSISAEKGVGQRKAGLLTRYMKEVHAPVLSHWIVKIVVIAFFFGLAMAGIALSTRIEPGLEQQIVLPQDSYLQGYFNNISTYLRIGPPLYFVLKNYNYSSESRHTNQLCSINKCNPNSLLNEIARASLTPELSYIAKPAASWLDDFLVWLSPEAFGCCRKFTNGTFCPPDDQPPCCPPGQTSCGLSEVCKDCTTCFRHADLSSDRPSTTQFKEKLPWFLNALPSADCAKGGHGAYSSSVDLQGYANGIIQASSFRTYHTPLNKQVDFVNSMRAAQEFSAKVSRSLKMEIYPYSVFYMFFEQYLDIWKTALINLSIAIAAVFVVCLIITCSFWSSAIILLVIAMIIIDLLGVMAVFHIQLNALSVVNLIMSVGIAVEFCVHITHAFSISTGDRNHRMKEALGGMGASVFSGITLTKLVGVIVLGFSRSEVFVVYYFKMYLALVLLGFLHGLVFLPVFLSMFGPAPRHVEGERQDHRPSVSSVP; this comes from the exons ATGCAGATTCTGTTTGTTGGTTATGGAGTGGAAGCAAAACAATCAGCAGGATATTGTGCTATGTATGATATCTGTGGAGCAAGAAGTGATGGGAAAGTACTAAATTGCCCTTTCAACATTCCTTCTGTGAAG ccTGATGATTTGTTATCTTCAAAGATTCAAAGCTTATGTCCAACAATCACTGGCAATGTTTGTTGCACAGAGACTCAATTTGATACATTACGTTCGCAAGTTCAACAG gCTATTCCTTTTATTGTTGGTTGTCCAGCATGTTTGAGGAACTTTCTGAATCTTTTTTGTGAACTTACTTGTTCTCCGGATCAGAGTTTGTTTATCAATGTAACTTCTACTACAAAG GTCAAGAATAATTCTACTGTAGATGGAATTCAGTACTATATAACTGATGATTTTGGAGCTGGGATGTATGAATCttgcaaaaatgtaaaatttggtAGCTCGAATAGCCGAGCTTTAGACTTTCTCGGAGCCGGTGCAAAGAACTTTAAGG AGTGGTTTACATTTATTGGTCAGAAAGCGGGTGTCAATTTGCCAGGCTCACCGTATGGGATCGCTTTTTTGCCAACACCGCCTGTGTCGTCTGGAATGAGGCCTATGAATGTGTCTATTTATTCATGTGGTGATGAGTCTCTTGGCTGTTCTTGTGGTGATTGTCCTTCTGCAGCTACTTGCTCTAGTAAAGCAGAAGTGCCTACTCAGAAAAAACATTCTTGCTCTATCAAGATTGGATCACTTGAG GTGAAATGTGTTGATTTCATATTAGCCATTTTGTATATTGTATTGGTTTCATTGTTTCTTGGAGGAGGTTTACTTCACCCAGTAAGGGGTAAGAAAAAGACCTCACAGATGGGAACATTGTCAGAAGCTAGTGGAGAACGAAATTCTGTTAATCAGCAAAAACCAGACACTATTCAATCGCAG ATGTTACAAAATACTCCACAGAGAAACTGGGGTCAGCTATCGACAGTACAAGGACACTTGGCCAACTTTTACGG GAAGTATGGGATTTGGGTAGCAAGACACCCCActcttgttttgtgtttgtcaGTCTCTGTAGTTCTTCTCCTTTGTGTGGGTCTGATCCGGTTCAAAGTTGAGACACGGCCTGATAAG CTGTGGGTAGGATCAGGTAGCAGAGCTGCTGAAGAGAAACAATTCTTTGACACTCATCTTGCTCCTTTCTACAGAATTGAACAG CTAATAATAGCAACAGTTCAAACATCTTCTCACGAAAAGGCGCCAGAGATTTTGACAGATGACAATATTAAGTTACTTTTTGACATACAAAAGAAG GTCGATGGACTTCGGGCAAATCACTCAGGTTCAATGGTTTCTCTGACAGATATCTGCATGAAACCCCTGGGAGAGGATTGTGCCACACAGAGTGTTCTGCAG TATTTCAAAATGAAACCAGAAAATTATGACGACTATGGAGGCGTTGATCAtgttaaatattgttttgag CATTTCACCTCGACAGAATCATGTTTGAGTGCATTTAAGGGTCCACTTGATCCAACTACTGCACTGGGAGGTTTCTCAGGGAACAGTTTTAGTGAG GCTTCTGCTTTTCTTGTGACTTATCCTGTGGACAATTTTGTTGACAATAAAGGTAACAAAACTGAGAAAGCAGTAGCATGGGAGAAAGCCTTTATCCAACTGGCCAAG GATGAGTTGTTGCCAATGGTTCAAGCAAAAAATttaactctttctttctcgTCGGAAAGTTCTATTGAAGAAGAACTGAAAAGAGAAAGCACAGCAGATGTCATAACTATAGCC ATAAGTTATCTTGTCATGTTTGCCTATATATCACTCACACTTGGAGATTCACCTCGCTTAAAGTCCTTTTACATTACATCCAAG GTTCTGCTTGGTCTATCTGGTGTTCTACTTGTCATGCTTTCTGTCCTTGGCTCTGTAGGATTTTTCAGTGCCGTTGGGATGAAATCGACTCTAATCATAATGGAAGTTAtaccttttcttgttttggct GTCGGTGTTGATAATATGTGCATCCTGGTTCATGCTGTCAAGAGGCAAGAGCAAGAGCTGCCTTTGGAAAGAAGAATTAGCAATGCCCTTATGGAAGTTGGACCATCGATTACTCTAGCAAGTTTAGCCGAGATTTTAGCTTTCGCTGTTGGTGCTTTCATTAAAATGCCAGCTGTTCGAGTATTCTCCATGTTTGCTG CATTGGCTGTCCTTTTGGACTTTCTTCTCCAGATTACCGCGTTTGTAGCTTTGATAGTTTTTGACTTCCGACGGACGGAGGATAAGCGAGTTGATTGCTTCCCGTGTATTAAGACATCAAAATCATCTATTAGTGCTGAAAAAG GGGTTGGTCAAAGAAAAGCTGGCCTTTTGACTCGATATATGAAG GAAGTCCATGCACCTGTTCTTAGCCATTGGATAGTCAAAATAGTGGTCATTGCCTTCTTCTTTGGCTTAGCAATGGCTGGAATT GCATTGTCGACTCGTATTGAGCCTGGTTTGGAGCAACAGATTGTTCTTCCTCAAGACTCATATCTTCAG GGTTACTTCAACAATATTTCTACATATCTTCGAATCGGTCCACCTTTATACTTTGTTCTGAAGAATTATAACTACAG CTCAGAATCAAGACATACAAATCAACTTTGTTCCATTAACAAGTGTAATCCTAACTCTCTTTTAAATGAG ATTGCAAGGGCTTCTTTGACTCCGGAACTAAGCTACATAGCTAAGCCAGCTGCTTCGTGGCTCGATGACTTTCTTGTGTGGTTATCTCCCGAGGCGTTTGGATGTTGCAGAAAGTTTACAAATGGTACCTTTTGCCCCCCTGATGACCAG CCTCCTTGTTGCCCTCCTGGTCAAACGAGCTGTGGCCTAAGTGAAGTATGCAAAGATTGTACCACG TGCTTCCGGCATGCAGATTTAAGTAGTGACCGCCCTTCCACAACACAATTCAAAGAGAAACTTCCTTGGTTCCTCAACGCGCTCCCTTCTGCTGATTGTGCTAAAGGTGGACATGGTGCTTATTCTAGTAGTGTTGATTTGCAAG GCTATGCAAATGGTATCATTCAAGCTTCATCGTTCCGTACTTATCACACACCCCTTAACAAGCAG GTTGACTTTGTTAATTCAATGAGAGCTGCTCAAGAATTTAGTGCAAAAGTTTCCCGTTCCTTAAAG ATGGAGATATATCCTTATTCAGTGTTTTATATGTTCTTTGAGCAATATCTTGACATATGGAAAACTGCATTAATCAACCTCTCCATAGCCATCG CTGCCGTGTTTGTCGTGTGTTTAATCATCACATGCAG CTTTTGGAGCTCGGCAATTATTTTGCTGGTGATCGCGATGATCATTATTGATCTCCTG GGAGTTATGGCAGTCTTTCATATCCAGCTAAACGCACTATCGGTTGTAAATCTAATCATGTCCGTGGGCATAGCGGTTGAGTTTTGCGTACACATAACACACGCTTTCTCG ATAAGCACTGGGGACAGAAACCATCGGATGAAAGAGGCGTTGGGTGGGATGGGAGCTTCAGTTTTCAG TGGAATTACATTGACGAAACTAGTTGGGGTGATTGTGCTCGGTTTCTCAAGATCAGAAGTCTTTGTG GTGTACTACTTCAAGATGTATTTGGCACTAGTCCTTCTCGGTTTCTTACACGGCCTTGTATTTTTACCG GTGTTCTTGAGCATGTTTGGTCCAGCTCCAAGACATGTAGAAGGGGAAAGGCAAGATCATCGACCTTCGGTTTCATCAGTACCTTAG
- a CDS encoding TLR4 regulator/MIR-interacting MSAP protein (unknown protein; FUNCTIONS IN: molecular_function unknown; INVOLVED IN: biological_process unknown; LOCATED IN: endomembrane system; EXPRESSED IN: 24 plant structures; EXPRESSED DURING: 13 growth stages; CONTAINS InterPro DOMAIN/s: Protein of unknown function DUF3456 (InterPro:IPR021852); Has 177 Blast hits to 177 proteins in 59 species: Archae - 0; Bacteria - 0; Metazoa - 140; Fungi - 0; Plants - 35; Viruses - 0; Other Eukaryotes - 2 (source: NCBI BLink).), with protein MAKLVLFTAVIIAIFSHGSSVDDKCAACNAVAEELELQLLKEKPRNHLDMRNRLNSKGQREGKVIDYRISDLRVVDLLDGLCDRMQDYTLQKVEPKNRQWVKVGNFDNLTNKQEAKAHANDISTYCGRLLEETEDELGEVIKNGSLKAGEVRKVLCQTLSNHCRQSSETDSEDEEDDDADEL; from the exons ATGGCGAAGCTGGTGCTCTTCACCGCCGTAATTATCGCTATTTTCTCCCATGGATCCTCCGTCGATGACAAATGCGCCGCTTGTAACGCCGTCGCT GAGGAATTAGAGTTACAGCTTTTAAAG GAAAAGCCACGAAACCATCTTGATATGAGAAACCGGCTCAATTCTAAAGGCCAGCGTGAAGGAAAGGTCATTGATTACAG AATAAGCGACCTGAGGGTGGTTGATTTGTTGGACGGTCTGTGTGATAGAATGCAGGACTATACTCTACAAAAG GTGGAACCTAAGAATAGACAATGGGTGAAAGTAGGAAATTTTGACAATCTAACAA ATAAACAGGAAGCGAAAGCGCATGCAAATGACATTTCAACTTATTGTGGAAG ATTGCTGGAGGAAACTGAAGATGAG CTAGGTGAGGTGATAAAGAATGGCTCCCTAAAAGCAGGAGAAGTCCGAAAGGTTCTGTGTCAAACTTTGAGTAACCACTGCCGACAATCAAG TGAAACAGACTCAGAGGATGAGGAGGACGACGATGCAGATGAATTATAA
- a CDS encoding TLR4 regulator/MIR-interacting MSAP protein (unknown protein; FUNCTIONS IN: molecular_function unknown; INVOLVED IN: biological_process unknown; LOCATED IN: endomembrane system; EXPRESSED IN: 24 plant structures; EXPRESSED DURING: 13 growth stages; CONTAINS InterPro DOMAIN/s: Protein of unknown function DUF3456 (InterPro:IPR021852); Has 152 Blast hits to 152 proteins in 48 species: Archae - 0; Bacteria - 0; Metazoa - 113; Fungi - 0; Plants - 37; Viruses - 0; Other Eukaryotes - 2 (source: NCBI BLink).), translated as MAKLVLFTAVIIAIFSHGSSVDDKCAACNAVAEELELQLLKASVKERSLITGAMTKGKESDRLTLLRVISDLRVVDLLDGLCDRMQDYTLQKVEPKNRQWVKVGNFDNLTNKQEAKAHANDISTYCGRLLEETEDELGEVIKNGSLKAGEVRKVLCQTLSNHCRQSSETDSEDEEDDDADEL; from the exons ATGGCGAAGCTGGTGCTCTTCACCGCCGTAATTATCGCTATTTTCTCCCATGGATCCTCCGTCGATGACAAATGCGCCGCTTGTAACGCCGTCGCT GAGGAATTAGAGTTACAGCTTTTAAAG GCCAGCGTGAAGGAAAGGTCATTGATTACAG GAGCAATGACGAAAGGGAAAGAATCTGATAGGTTGACACTGCTAAGAGT AATAAGCGACCTGAGGGTGGTTGATTTGTTGGACGGTCTGTGTGATAGAATGCAGGACTATACTCTACAAAAG GTGGAACCTAAGAATAGACAATGGGTGAAAGTAGGAAATTTTGACAATCTAACAA ATAAACAGGAAGCGAAAGCGCATGCAAATGACATTTCAACTTATTGTGGAAG ATTGCTGGAGGAAACTGAAGATGAG CTAGGTGAGGTGATAAAGAATGGCTCCCTAAAAGCAGGAGAAGTCCGAAAGGTTCTGTGTCAAACTTTGAGTAACCACTGCCGACAATCAAG TGAAACAGACTCAGAGGATGAGGAGGACGACGATGCAGATGAATTATAA
- a CDS encoding TLR4 regulator/MIR-interacting MSAP protein (unknown protein; FUNCTIONS IN: molecular_function unknown; INVOLVED IN: biological_process unknown; LOCATED IN: endomembrane system; EXPRESSED IN: 24 plant structures; EXPRESSED DURING: 13 growth stages; CONTAINS InterPro DOMAIN/s: Protein of unknown function DUF3456 (InterPro:IPR021852); Has 30201 Blast hits to 17322 proteins in 780 species: Archae - 12; Bacteria - 1396; Metazoa - 17338; Fungi - 3422; Plants - 5037; Viruses - 0; Other Eukaryotes - 2996 (source: NCBI BLink).), with translation MAKLVLFTAVIIAIFSHGSSVDDKCAACNAVAEELELQLLKEKPRNHLDMRNRLNSKGQREGKVIDYRISDLRVVDLLDGLCDRMQDYTLQKVEPKNRQWVKVGNFDNLTSNVFFPFLLKFALRDIFAIVHHIAASILTLFDKYA, from the exons ATGGCGAAGCTGGTGCTCTTCACCGCCGTAATTATCGCTATTTTCTCCCATGGATCCTCCGTCGATGACAAATGCGCCGCTTGTAACGCCGTCGCT GAGGAATTAGAGTTACAGCTTTTAAAG GAAAAGCCACGAAACCATCTTGATATGAGAAACCGGCTCAATTCTAAAGGCCAGCGTGAAGGAAAGGTCATTGATTACAG AATAAGCGACCTGAGGGTGGTTGATTTGTTGGACGGTCTGTGTGATAGAATGCAGGACTATACTCTACAAAAG GTGGAACCTAAGAATAGACAATGGGTGAAAGTAGGAAATTTTGACAATCTAACAAGTAATGTGTTCTTTCctttccttttaaaatttgcGCTCCGTGACATATTTGCAATTGTTCATCACATAGCTGCTTCAATACTTACGTTATTTGATAAGTACGCTTAG